One genomic segment of Musa acuminata AAA Group cultivar baxijiao chromosome BXJ3-3, Cavendish_Baxijiao_AAA, whole genome shotgun sequence includes these proteins:
- the LOC103977280 gene encoding chitin elicitor-binding protein — MARPTSPLLLLCVIVAAAAQLLAPAGAAKFACNARGGAARCQSLLGYTPRNATTLASVMSLFQVRSFRSLLAANGLPLSTPPSRPVPARATVRVRFACACSAGHGASMHRPFYKVAPGETLDGIARDVFAGFVTYQEIAAANNISDPALVQAGQELHIPLPCSCDEVEGAAVVHYAHLVAAGSSASGIAAEFGTAEETLMSLNGIRDPKSLQAGQVLDVPLRACSSSISNASIDRGLHVPNGSYILTANNCVLCSCSSSTWQLECHPTKGLSSSACPAATCGDLALGNSSSSTDCESKTCVYAGYTTTTASFNILTNLTTQSLCDAAGAPMPQPSAGFDLQSGVQWAYLAVLSICFNVALVGFVL, encoded by the exons ATGGCGAGACCGACATCCCCGCTTCTCTTGCTGTGCGtcatcgtcgccgccgccgctcaACTGTTGGCGCCGGCTGGGGCGGCCAAGTTCGCCTGCAACGCCCGGGGCGGGGCAGCCAGATGCCAGTCCCTCCTCGGCTACACCCCGCGCAACGCCACCACCCTCGCCTCCGTCATGTCCCTCTTCCAGGTCCGCTCCTTCCGCTCCCTGCTCGCGGCCAACGGCCTGCCCCTCTCCACCCCGCCCTCCCGCCCCGTCCCCGCCCGCGCCACCGTCCGCGTCCGCTTCGCCTGCGCCTGCTCCGCCGGCCACGGCGCCTCCATGCACCGCCCGTTCTACAAGGTCGCTCCCGGCGAGACCCTCGACGGCATCGCCCGCGACGTCTTCGCCGGGTTCGTCACCTACCAGGAGATCGCGGCGGCCAACAACATCTCGGATCCGGCACTGGTCCAGGCCGGGCAGGAGCTGCACATCCCGCTGCCGTGCAGCTGTGACGAGGTGGAGGGCGCCGCGGTGGTGCACTACGCGCACCTGGTGGCGGCCGGGAGCTCAGCGTCGGGAATCGCGGCGGAGTTCGGGACTGCGGAGGAGACGTTGATGAGCTTGAACGGGATTCGCGATCCCAAGAGCCTTCAGGCCGGCCAAGTTCTGGATGTTCCACTTCGAG CTTGTTCTTCCTCGATAAGCAACGCCTCCATCGACCGCGGCCTTCATGTCCCAAACGGAAGCTACATCCTGACTGCAAACAACTGCGTCCTCTGCAGCTGCAGCTCCTCCACTTGGCA GTTAGAGTGTCATCCTACAAAGGGGCTCAGCTCTTCGGCTTGCCCTGCAGCAACCTGCGGTGATCTCGCCCTCGGGAACTCATCATCCAGCACAGATTGTGAGAGCAAGACTTGTGTGTACGCTGGCTacaccaccaccactgccagcttcAACATCCTCACCAACCTTACCACCCAGTCGCTGTGCGACG CTGCAGGCGCACCGATGCCGCAACCAAGTGCTGGTTTTGATCTGCAATCAGGAGTGCAGTGGGCGTACTTGGCGGTGCTGTCCATTTGCTTTAACGTGGCTTTGGTAGGCTTTGTATTGTGA
- the LOC135632916 gene encoding NAC domain-containing protein 22-like: MERSGLQMDLPGFRFHPTEEELLDFYLRRMVQGKKLQLEIIATINLYHYDPWELPGMAKIGEREWYFYVPRDRRQASGGRPSRTTERGFWKATGCERPVRSAADPKRLIGYKKTLVYYQGRAPRGSKTDWVMNEYRLPDPLLKEDVVLCKVYRKPASMKELEKRAAAMEAETTMTVSQNSGSTAESASGSYQERLLQESITAVDDVIVIEDASDVLVVIGDEEEEEVDASTASNRRPSLLELEVPKNSELEWLQDSFFTQLTSPWPESWSPYYDTMLNR, from the exons ATGGAGCGAAGCGGCCTGCAGATGGATCTCCCTGGGTTTAGATTCCATCCGACGGAGGAAGAGCTGCTGGACTTCTACCTCCGGCGCATGGTGCAGGGGAAGAAGCTTCAGCTTGAGATCATCGCCACCATCAATCTCTATCACTACGATCCCTGGGAGCTCCCAG GGATGGCCAAGATCGGGGAGAGAGAGTGGTACTTCTACGTCCCAAGAGACCGCCGACAAGCCAGCGGCGGGAGGCCGAGCAGGACAACCGAGCGGGGATTTTGGAAAGCCACCGGATGCGAGCGGCCGGTGCGCAGCGCCGCCGACCCGAAGCGACTCATCGGCTACAAGAAGACCCTGGTGTACTACCAGGGCCGGGCGCCTCGAGGATCCAAGACCGACTGGGTCATGAACGAGTACCGCCTCCCCGACCCGCTGCTGAAG GAGGATGTGGTGCTATGCAAGGTGTACAGGAAGCCGGCGTCTATGAAGGAGCTGGAGAAACGGGCGGCGGCCATGGAAGCGGAGACGACGATGACGGTGTCGCAGAATTCTGGGTCGACGGCCGAGTCGGCGTCCGGCTCGTACCAGGAGAGGTTGCTGCAGGAATCGATCACGGCGGTGGACGACGTTATCGTCATCGAGGATGCATCGGATGTACTTGTTGTGATCggtgacgaggaggaggaggaggtggatgcTTCCACCGCGTCGAACAGAAGGCCGAGTCTGCTCGAGTTGGAGGTTCCGAAGAACAGCGAGCTGGAGTGGTTGCAGGACTCGTTCTTCACTCAGCTGACAAGCCCATGGCCGGAATCTTGGTCTCCTTATTATGATACTATGCTCAACCGCTAA
- the LOC103977279 gene encoding uncharacterized protein LOC103977279 isoform X1, giving the protein MESVAASAAIPSSPSHLSFFSPKRIAPRRQSIVPIASKNREDAADRSSGSSPSPLSFFSPKRSTPRRQSLLPIASKSSRENDADLNSVSESTSLVPFLGNRARAPLSPFPNDTAMGLVLSAAAGRGWTTGSGMEGPRIPAYSDSADQTVLTFPWSLYTRSPRRRMRVAFTCNVCGQRTTRAINPHAYTDGTVFVQCCGCNVFHKLVDNLNLFHEMKCYVNPSFHYKGDVSFNYMDADDDQNIFPIL; this is encoded by the exons ATGGAGTCCGTCGCGGCATCGGCGGCGATCCCCTCGTCGCCGTCccacctctccttcttctctcccAAGAGAATCGCCCCTCGACGCCAATCCATAGTCCCGATCGCCTCCAAGA ATAGGGAAGATGCGGCGGATCGTAGTTCCGGATCGTCGCCGTctcccctctccttcttctcACCCAAGAGAAGCACCCCTCGACGCCAATCCCTTCTCCCGATCGCCTCCAAGAGTA GTAGGGAAAACGACGCGGATCTCAATTCCGTGTCCGAAAGCACCAGCCTCGTCCCTTTCCTCGGCAATCGCGCCCGCGCACCTCTTTCCCCGTTCCCCAAT GATACGGCAATGGGCTTGGTTTTGAGCGCGGCGGCTGGAAGAGGGTGGACGACGGGATCCGGAATGGAGGGCCCTCGGATCCCTGCCTACTCCGATTCCGCCGATCAGACTGTTCTCACCTTCCCCTGGTCCCTCTACACCAGGTCTCCCCGCCGTCGGATGCGTGTGGCCTTCACCTGCAACGTCTGCGGTCAGCGGACCACTCGTGCCATCAACCCCCATGCATACACCGACGGCACTGTCTTTGTTCAG TGCTGCGGCTGCAATGTGTTTCATAAGCTGGTAGACAATCTGAATCTGTTCCACGAGATGAAATGTTATGTGAACCCGAGTTTCCACTATAAAGGAGAcgtgtcattcaattacatggatGCAGATGATGATCAGAACATCTTTCCCATCTTATAA
- the LOC135632942 gene encoding high mobility group B protein 9-like, with protein sequence MAEEKEMEEVQEKVYPAPQHSHEEVVRERLVFMDTLRRFHSSMATKFMIPVIGGKELDLHLLYVEVTRRGGLAKVIEEKKWREVIAAFKFPPTTTSASFVLRRYYLSLLHHYEQAYYFRTQGPLIPPAASSQTRTPPSKLDHSVVVSDSTMQTPKSRKRCLPEPQNKGPYNFTVTGSIDGKFEYGYMVTVKIGSEILRGVLYHVQQPSAAASSSLAAVVSAAHEASNERCTAAMARTRRRRRRGWRSRDPAHPKPNRSAYNFFFAEKHSKLKVLYPHREREFSKMIGESWNKLNEEERMVYQNYGLKDKERYKREMQEYKERLKLVQPKEMAGAEPFTAASEEVKGVSADGH encoded by the exons ATGGCGGAAGAGAAGGAGATGGAGGAGGTGCAGGAGAAGGTTTACCCTGCGCCACAGCATTCCCATGAGGAGGTGGTGAGGGAGAGGCTGGTCTTCATGGATACCCTGCGCCGTTTCCACTCCTCCATGGCCACCAAGTTCAT GATTCCGGTGATTGGAGGGAAGGAGCTGGACTTGCACCTGTTGTACGTGGAGGTGACTCGAAGAGGTGGCCTCGCAAAG GTGATCGAGGAGAAGAAGTGGCGCGAAGTGATTGCGGCGTTCAAGTTCCCTCCCACCACCACCAGTGCTTCCTTCGTCCTGCGGCGGTACTACTTGAGCTTGCTCCACCACTACGAGCAGGCCTACTACTTCCGGACACAGGGGCCTCTGATTCCTCCCGCAG CTTCTTCTCAGACGAGGACGCCGCCCAGCAAGCTCGACCACAGTGTCGTCGTCTCTGACTCCACCATGCAGACACCCAAATCCCGGAAAAGATGCCTTCCTGAGCCGCAAAACAAAG GGCCTTACAATTTCACTGTAACGGGATCGATCGATGGCAAGTTCGAGTACGGCTACATGGTCACAGTGAAAATTGGGTCTGAGATACTGCGGGGTGTGCTGTATCATGTCCAACAGCCTTCTGCAGCAGCCTCTTCCTCTTTGGCAGCAGTAGTAAGTGCAGCTCATGAAGCTTCAAACGAACGCTGTACTGCTGCCATGGCAAGAACACGGCGTCGGCGCAGGCGGGGTTGGCGGAGCCGTGATCCCGCCCACCCAAAGCCAAACAGGAGTGCCTACAACTTCTTCTTCGCCGAGAAGCACTCCAAGCTCAAAGTTCTCTACCCTCACAGGGAGAGAGAGTTCAGCAAGATGATAGGAGAGTCCTGGAACAAGCTCAACGAAGAAGAAAGAATG GTGTATCAGAATTATGGACTCAAGGACAAAGAAAGATACAAGAGAGAGATGCAGGAATACAAGGAGAGGTTGAAGCTTGTGCAGCCAAAGGAAATGGCAGGGGCTGAGCCATTCACAGCTGCAAGTGAAGAAGTGAAGGGAGTGTCAGCAGATGGACATTGA
- the LOC103977279 gene encoding uncharacterized protein LOC103977279 isoform X2, which yields MESVAASAAIPSSPSHLSFFSPKRIAPRRQSIVPIASKNREDAADRSSGSSPSPLSFFSPKRSTPRRQSLLPIASKSRENDADLNSVSESTSLVPFLGNRARAPLSPFPNDTAMGLVLSAAAGRGWTTGSGMEGPRIPAYSDSADQTVLTFPWSLYTRSPRRRMRVAFTCNVCGQRTTRAINPHAYTDGTVFVQCCGCNVFHKLVDNLNLFHEMKCYVNPSFHYKGDVSFNYMDADDDQNIFPIL from the exons ATGGAGTCCGTCGCGGCATCGGCGGCGATCCCCTCGTCGCCGTCccacctctccttcttctctcccAAGAGAATCGCCCCTCGACGCCAATCCATAGTCCCGATCGCCTCCAAGA ATAGGGAAGATGCGGCGGATCGTAGTTCCGGATCGTCGCCGTctcccctctccttcttctcACCCAAGAGAAGCACCCCTCGACGCCAATCCCTTCTCCCGATCGCCTCCAAGA GTAGGGAAAACGACGCGGATCTCAATTCCGTGTCCGAAAGCACCAGCCTCGTCCCTTTCCTCGGCAATCGCGCCCGCGCACCTCTTTCCCCGTTCCCCAAT GATACGGCAATGGGCTTGGTTTTGAGCGCGGCGGCTGGAAGAGGGTGGACGACGGGATCCGGAATGGAGGGCCCTCGGATCCCTGCCTACTCCGATTCCGCCGATCAGACTGTTCTCACCTTCCCCTGGTCCCTCTACACCAGGTCTCCCCGCCGTCGGATGCGTGTGGCCTTCACCTGCAACGTCTGCGGTCAGCGGACCACTCGTGCCATCAACCCCCATGCATACACCGACGGCACTGTCTTTGTTCAG TGCTGCGGCTGCAATGTGTTTCATAAGCTGGTAGACAATCTGAATCTGTTCCACGAGATGAAATGTTATGTGAACCCGAGTTTCCACTATAAAGGAGAcgtgtcattcaattacatggatGCAGATGATGATCAGAACATCTTTCCCATCTTATAA